DNA sequence from the Alteribacter lacisalsi genome:
AGAAGTTCTCTACAAGCAGATCGGAGATGTTTACCGCACATATCTGCCAACATGGAGCGTCTATATGATCACCTCTCACGAAAAATTTGAACTGTTTTACGGAAAAAAAGCAACGAAAAAGAGAAAACTGTACAACGGAAACATCAAAACCGACTTTTATCAGTACTGGGGTCCGCGTCCCCCAAGAAAATCAGACTGACTTTTATGGCCGCTTTCTTTTCAGAAGGCGGCTTTTTTGTATACTCTTTCTGTCAGTACTCTCTATTTTGCCCTAACCTGAATCGATTGCGGCTGCAACCTATCCGTTCGTTTTTGAACAGATTAAGGATTTCCTAGTAACTGACATGCATAAACTTGGCCCAGATGTAAAGAATGTATAAAGAGATAAAGCAGGGGTGTGCCCTGGCTGGAATGCCGGGATACATACAGAAGGAGTGAAGGACCGTTGAAGAAGGCTGCAATGAATATCGAGTACCGCTGGCTGTTTTTTGTCGTAGTCCTCGGAACGATCCTGTTTGGACTGAGCTTTCTCGTTACAGGATAAAACCCGCTGAAAAACCTATTACGTGATCCGGAGCATATTACGGAAAACGGGGCATATGATGGCAGGACAGGGATAAGTAATAGCCGGTTTCAGGATTAGACCACTTTAAGAAAGGCTGGGATCCACCATGTCAGAACCATTTAACGATGTTCAGCAAATTGAAATGGCCATTAAAGCCGCCCAGAAGATGGTCGGACAAGCTACAAAAAGCATGAATCCAGAGCAGCTTGAAACAGCTACCAATGCGCTGAACGATGCGAAGGCGCAGCTTCAGGATGCGGTAAAGTATGAAATGAGCGGCGAATTTGGAGCATACTCCAAAGATCTGATTACGAAACTGGAGCATCAGCTTGATGAAGCAAAAGACTGAATAGGAAATATGCAAAAACCGAAGGGGAGCCCTTCGGTTTTTTTGCTATGTTAAAGTCTATTGTTAACTTCCGCTCAATGCGCTCTTTTTCCGCATCTACCGCTTCAGTCTCCTCGGGAACCATGCTTCTTCCTCTGCTCGTTTTGCTTCGAAGCATACTCGTGAAGTAACCGCTTTCGTCCCTGCGGGGTCTATGGCCGTTTAAAACCTGAATTCGCTTTTTGCGTTTTCTTTTTACTTTCCTTCCGGGTTGATCACATCTCCGATATCCGGGTTGGAAAAGGAAACCTCGTCCATGTCAGGGTCATATTTAACGGTCATTCCATTAAAATACCAGACATCATCCTCTGTAACGTGAAAGGTAATGCCCGAAGCTTCAGCAGTATGGCAGTGCGAGGCGGGAATTTCCTTTGTTACCCCGGCGGAGAACCCTCCGGATCCCACACCGCCTACCCTTACGTACAGCCGCAGGCTATCCCCTTCTTTTAAATTCATTTCTCTTTTATACAGGTCCGCTGCTTCGCGGGTAATTGTTAAATTCATGTCTGATCCCTCCCCTGTTACAGCTTTATTCTACCTTCCGTTCATTCTGAGTGCAACCGTAACGAGGGTACGTCGACATTACCTAAGTCGGAAAATTAATAATAGTCTGCCTCCGGGATGGTCAAATTTGCTCTGCTCAGTTAAAATACGAGATGAACGTAACTGAATGAAGGAGTGGACATTGCCGTGAAAAGTGAACAAGTACTCGAAACCGAAACGGAATTCAGAGAGTATTTAAAAAGAATGAGCAACTATCAGGAAGCACTCGGACTAATTGGATGGGACCTTCGTACAGGAGCCCCGAAAAAAGGGGCGGCACAGCGAGCCGAGGTCATTGGCACGCTTTCGGCAGATGTGTTTAAAATGGCTGTATCCAAGGAAATGGAGAAATTTATTGAAACACTGAGCAGTGAAGAAGCACAGAGCAATCTTGATGATGTAACAAAATCCTCCTTATACCAGTGTAAAAAAACATTTGATAAGCAGAGGAACATTCCTGAGGACGAATTTAAAAACTATGTGATTCTTACTTCCAATGCGGAATCCATCTGGCCTGAGGCAAAAGACACAGGCGATTTTGCTATGTTTTTACCTTATCTTGAGAAGATCGTGGCATATAACCGCAAATACACAGACTGGGTGGGATATGAAGG
Encoded proteins:
- a CDS encoding HesB/YadR/YfhF family protein — protein: MNLTITREAADLYKREMNLKEGDSLRLYVRVGGVGSGGFSAGVTKEIPASHCHTAEASGITFHVTEDDVWYFNGMTVKYDPDMDEVSFSNPDIGDVINPEGK
- a CDS encoding DUF2564 family protein translates to MSEPFNDVQQIEMAIKAAQKMVGQATKSMNPEQLETATNALNDAKAQLQDAVKYEMSGEFGAYSKDLITKLEHQLDEAKD